The genomic interval TGCTGTTCAAAAGATTATTCCAAACTTTGCTTAGGGTATATTGACAATTGACACCCTGCTGTTTTCAATATAAAAGATTATGAAGTGAGCAGTAACTACGTGATAAAAGTTCCTGCTCGTACCCAGCAGCATACGAGCAGCTTAATAATATAAAAGATAATAAAATCAATCGGATATAACTTTTATTTTCTAAAAAAGATACTGAAGGCCAAGAGCAACGATATAGTTTTTATTAGATAAACCAGATGAGTCACTTTCATAAATATGCTGGCCCGTGTCATTATCTATGATTTCACTGTCAGCTCGTGTATTAGAGTAATGAGCGTAGGATGCCTCAATAAAAACTTTAGCATTTCTTGTTAAAAAGTAGCCTGAATTAATTGTTGCAGCATAATATTTAGGATTATTTCCATATTCTTTGAATGTTAAGTTACGGGCATAATGCTCATCATGATCTCGGGCGGACACCCAATTGCTAAATTTTAAAAAAGCATTAAATTCAAAATTACTAATAGAGTATTTGCTAGTTAGCCCCACGTAAGGCGTACTAAATTTTTGTTGGTACCCAATTCCAGGTTCATTACTCGGGAAACAGCCAATATCTTTTCCATTATCATATTGATAACATCCTCCATTTGCTTGCCAGCTAAACGAATTTCTTTGATATCCAGCAGCTACGCCTAATTTATAATTTTGTTTTTGGAGCAACCAGGCTCTTAGGCTCAGATCAAACTCATTGGCATAATTAAGATGTGTATTTTCATGATGTGACCAGTGCGTCCAGTTTTTTTGATAAGGGTTAAGCCAGTCATAGTCATCCATGGCAGCAGTATTTTTTGCGAGCGTAATCCAGCCTCTACCAGTAAGACTAAGCCAATCTATAAAATTATAATTTAGTTCTCCATTAAGTATGGCAGCATTTTTTATACGCCAATCGAGTTGACTTAACTTTCTATCTGTTCCTGGATAATAAACATTTTCCTGAGCTTTACCTGATAAAACTCCTAAATAAGTACTCGCAGACAAGCCCTTAATAGGGAATTCGGCAGCATTTGATTTATGAGAAAAAATAATAGATGAAGAGAGTAGAGCCAACATAACTTTTTTATTATTCATATTTTTTCCAGCTAGGGCCGGCAATCCTTGCAGGATGTTGATTATTTAAAAATCAATAAATATTATTATGACTCATGATGCTCTTGTCAAGATCGATATCGAAAGGTATTGGTCATAATGATTTTTTAAACTGTTAATGTTAGATGTTTCCGCATTCTGGATGTACTATTTGTGTCACTTATCGCGATAATAAATCCTGAAACTTAGCATATAAAAATGATTTTTATCATGGGTATACAAAGTTCGATTAGCTCCACTAATCTTGTTATCACCTCTATATGAGATATTTATTTTATAAAAGATGATAAGTGGAGACTGC from Legionella sainthelensi carries:
- a CDS encoding omptin family outer membrane protease, translating into MNNKKVMLALLSSSIIFSHKSNAAEFPIKGLSASTYLGVLSGKAQENVYYPGTDRKLSQLDWRIKNAAILNGELNYNFIDWLSLTGRGWITLAKNTAAMDDYDWLNPYQKNWTHWSHHENTHLNYANEFDLSLRAWLLQKQNYKLGVAAGYQRNSFSWQANGGCYQYDNGKDIGCFPSNEPGIGYQQKFSTPYVGLTSKYSISNFEFNAFLKFSNWVSARDHDEHYARNLTFKEYGNNPKYYAATINSGYFLTRNAKVFIEASYAHYSNTRADSEIIDNDTGQHIYESDSSGLSNKNYIVALGLQYLF